A single window of Polyodon spathula isolate WHYD16114869_AA chromosome 2, ASM1765450v1, whole genome shotgun sequence DNA harbors:
- the LOC121328004 gene encoding circumsporozoite protein-like, whose protein sequence is MKMKTSIIFACLLGASFAVPVYHQRYGFSASNSNEFMRHNGNAYNGVGYGQPQVPYMPPYVYQQQQPDMGVPSQLPLNPQVAGGAGQGPMQPQGPLPPQVLLPPQGPLPPQVLLPPQGPLPPQVLLPPQGPLPPQVLLPPQGPLPPQVLFPPSQKDQSPNAPQQPQQPNQMQPSYYPPVVFPQQTGGQGMPYYIGYGYPQPNQPAVWQPTQEQAQQHLEQPTQTSQQPLQESTAKQPPVIGTEAVFPTTAPGQLEGNIKTVTEETQPGLVLPFEP, encoded by the exons ATGAAGATGAAGACATCAATCATATTTGCCTGCCTTCTGGGTGCATCATTTGCAGTACCA GTATATCATCAACGATACGGATTCTCTGCAAGTAACAGCAATGAG TTTATGCGACACAATGGAAATGCATACAACGGAGTTGGATATGGGCAGCCACAg GTGCCGTACATGCCTCCCTATGTGTaccagcaacagcagcctgaCATGGGTGTGCCATCCCAACTGCCCCTTAACCCTCAGGTAGCTGGAGGAGCCGGACAAGGACCCATGCAACCACAGGGGCCTCTGCCTCCTCAGGTACTCCTGCCCCCACAGGGGCCTCTACCTCCTCAGGTACTTCTGCCCCCACAGGGGCCTCTACCTCCTCAGGTACTCCTGCCACCACAAGGGCCTCTACCTCCTCAGGTACTTCTGCCCCCACAGGGGCCTCTGCCTCCTCAGGTTCTCTTTCCACCCTCCCAGAAGGACCAGTCACCTAATGCTCCTCAGCAACCACAACAGCCCAACCAG ATGCAGCCTTCCTACTACCCCCCTGTAGTATTCCCTCAACAGACAGGAGGACAG GGCATGCCTTACTACATAGGCTATGGTTACCCACAACCAAACCAACCGGCTGTCTGGCAGCCAACACAGGAACAAGCCCAGCAGCATCTGGAGCAGCCAACACAGACGTCCCAGCAGCCATTGCAG gaAAGCACAGCCAAACAGCCTCCTGTAATTGGAACAGAAGCTGTATTTCCTACAACTGCTCCAGGACAACTTGAAGGAAATATCAAAACTGTGACAGAGGAG ACTCAACCTGGTCTTGTGCTCCCTTTTGAGCCATAG